The following proteins are encoded in a genomic region of Flammeovirga pectinis:
- a CDS encoding BamA/TamA family outer membrane protein → MRNTQILILLTSVLLFFNQQVFAQGDDLSSEIDTLYKRKFTGFPYPAYAQETSWEFGVVSVFQFKPGKASFATRPSNATFIGFYTLENQMRLKLEHTIFTNNEDWLLEGTWEYAKYPEKYYGIGNDTPSSNEQLMDWSKFDFRQQLLRKIKENMFVGLQYRYANFWDISVAPREDGTGTLEEIPGYEGGVNSGLGLVYKWDTRDIVLVPSTGYFIEFRAAFYPTWLGSDYKFTSIKLDMRKYYDLGREKEAKTVLAFQGIVNQTYGDTPFREISLMGGLNMMRGIYEGRYRDNHMVAAQAEIRQHLFWRLGMTAFISTAEVMNEWNDFDVRKLKVAGGAGFRLTINKEDRATLRADYGVGPDGSSGLYLTFGEAF, encoded by the coding sequence ATGAGAAATACACAGATATTAATTCTACTAACAAGTGTGCTATTATTTTTTAATCAACAGGTTTTTGCCCAAGGAGATGATTTATCTTCTGAAATAGACACATTATATAAAAGAAAATTTACAGGTTTCCCGTATCCAGCATATGCTCAAGAAACAAGTTGGGAATTTGGTGTAGTAAGTGTTTTTCAATTTAAACCAGGAAAAGCAAGTTTTGCTACACGTCCATCTAATGCAACGTTTATTGGTTTCTATACATTGGAAAATCAGATGCGTTTAAAATTAGAACATACAATTTTTACAAATAATGAAGATTGGCTCTTAGAAGGAACTTGGGAATATGCCAAATATCCTGAAAAATATTATGGTATTGGTAACGATACACCATCGTCTAACGAACAATTAATGGACTGGTCAAAGTTTGATTTTCGTCAGCAATTACTAAGGAAAATTAAAGAGAATATGTTCGTTGGTCTTCAGTATAGATATGCCAATTTTTGGGATATTAGTGTAGCACCAAGAGAAGATGGTACTGGAACTTTAGAAGAAATTCCTGGCTATGAAGGTGGTGTAAATTCGGGTTTAGGATTAGTATATAAATGGGATACAAGAGATATAGTTCTAGTGCCCTCTACAGGATATTTTATAGAATTTAGAGCTGCATTTTATCCAACTTGGTTAGGTAGCGATTATAAATTTACAAGCATAAAACTAGATATGCGTAAATACTATGATTTGGGTAGAGAAAAAGAGGCTAAAACGGTATTGGCTTTTCAAGGAATTGTAAATCAGACATACGGAGATACTCCATTTAGAGAAATATCTTTAATGGGTGGTTTAAACATGATGAGGGGAATCTATGAGGGAAGATATAGAGATAACCACATGGTTGCTGCTCAAGCAGAAATTCGTCAGCATTTATTTTGGAGGTTAGGGATGACAGCCTTTATTTCAACGGCAGAAGTAATGAACGAATGGAATGATTTTGATGTTCGAAAATTAAAGGTTGCTGGAGGAGCAGGTTTTCGGTTAACAATTAATAAAGAGGATCGAGCAACACTTAGAGCTGACTATGGAGTAGGCCCAGATGGTAGTTCTGGGTTATATCTTACATTTGGTGAAGCTTTTTAA
- a CDS encoding acyltransferase family protein: protein MKTSERILSLDIFRGLTVILMILVNNPGSWSSIYAPFQHASWHGCTPTDLVFPFFLFIVGVSISFSMMKVKDDPEKRPTVMKKAVWRGFKLIAIGLFLGLFPFFNFGEMRVPGVLQRIGIVFIITSALFLYLPKEKILGVFLLILFGYWAVMALVPVPGLEAVDLNNPNGVISAYIDNLVLNGHMWSGTKTWDPEGLVSTLPAICTAILGLFSGILVKQNRGLVVVRKLVFYGTIVMVLGLVWHPLFPINKSLWTSSYVLFTGGLGAIFLGLSYWLFDVKKIARDKVLVAKAFGLNPMAAYVLAEMFARLLGVITIGEESIKGHVFTAILSTGLPAELCSLVYAISYVLLLSIPILILYRKNIVIKV, encoded by the coding sequence ATGAAAACTTCAGAACGAATATTATCTCTTGATATTTTTCGAGGACTTACTGTTATACTAATGATCTTGGTTAATAATCCAGGGAGTTGGTCATCTATTTATGCACCTTTTCAACATGCATCGTGGCATGGGTGTACACCAACCGATCTAGTATTTCCTTTCTTTTTATTTATAGTTGGAGTTTCAATTAGCTTTTCGATGATGAAAGTGAAAGATGACCCAGAAAAACGTCCTACTGTTATGAAAAAAGCAGTTTGGCGTGGTTTTAAATTAATTGCAATTGGTTTATTCTTAGGCTTATTTCCATTTTTTAATTTTGGAGAAATGCGAGTGCCAGGGGTATTACAACGTATAGGAATTGTATTTATAATTACCTCAGCATTATTTCTTTATCTTCCTAAAGAAAAGATTTTAGGAGTCTTTTTATTAATATTATTTGGCTATTGGGCAGTTATGGCTCTTGTTCCTGTACCGGGTTTAGAAGCTGTAGATCTTAATAACCCAAATGGTGTTATTTCTGCATATATAGATAATTTAGTACTCAACGGGCATATGTGGTCTGGTACAAAAACATGGGACCCAGAAGGGTTAGTTTCTACACTACCCGCTATTTGTACAGCAATTTTGGGATTGTTTTCGGGTATTTTAGTAAAACAAAATAGAGGACTGGTAGTCGTTAGAAAACTTGTTTTTTATGGTACAATTGTAATGGTTTTAGGATTGGTATGGCATCCTCTTTTTCCGATTAATAAAAGTCTTTGGACTTCATCATATGTGTTATTTACAGGTGGACTTGGAGCTATATTCTTAGGTCTTTCTTATTGGCTTTTTGATGTTAAAAAGATAGCACGTGATAAAGTTCTTGTTGCGAAAGCTTTTGGTTTAAACCCAATGGCTGCTTATGTTTTAGCAGAAATGTTTGCAAGACTTTTAGGTGTAATAACGATAGGAGAAGAATCTATTAAAGGTCATGTTTTTACTGCAATTTTAAGTACGGGTTTACCTGCAGAACTATGCTCTTTAGTATACGCAATTAGCTATGTTCTTTTATTATCAATTCCAATATTGATTTTATATAGAAAGAACATCGTTATAAAGGTCTGA
- a CDS encoding sodium:solute symporter — translation MLATTVALVILLYFGFLMLISKLTSVSGEGQSESFFIANRSSKWYLVAYGMVGATLSGVTFISVPGTVATSGWSYLQFMMGNMVGYVVIAYVLIPLFYSKKLISIYEYLKDRFGVKSYKTGSFFFMLSQTIGASFRLYLAALVLQLAFFDAYNIPFWVAVLVTILLIWLYTFKGGIKTIVWTDTLQTTFLLLAAVWTIYTIYNSLNMSVDSMVSTVYESKMSDIFVWDWKAGNFFWKQFLAGIFITISMNGLDQNIMQKNLTCKNVGEAQKNVLWFALAFFIATVIFLFLGVLLYEFAAYNAIPLPTRSDELYPMLALHHFGLFTAIVFLLGIIAAAFSSADSALTALTTAFCIDFLNLNEEEDASIKNRKRKLVHVMFSFILFLVIVGFRLLNDDSVVSSVFKAAGYTYGPLLGLFVFGIFTKKKINDKYVLIVCLLSPVLSYILNIYSTELLFGYQFGFEILLVNAGFTMLGLTLISKK, via the coding sequence ATGTTAGCAACTACAGTAGCGTTAGTTATTCTTTTGTACTTCGGCTTTTTAATGCTCATATCTAAATTGACTTCTGTGTCAGGAGAGGGGCAATCGGAATCATTTTTTATAGCAAATAGATCTTCTAAATGGTATTTGGTTGCTTATGGAATGGTAGGAGCAACTTTATCTGGAGTTACCTTTATTTCAGTTCCCGGAACAGTAGCAACTTCTGGGTGGAGTTACCTTCAATTCATGATGGGTAATATGGTTGGGTATGTAGTAATTGCTTATGTATTGATTCCTTTGTTTTATAGCAAAAAATTAATATCAATTTATGAATACCTAAAGGATAGGTTTGGAGTGAAGAGCTATAAAACGGGTTCCTTCTTTTTTATGCTATCACAAACAATAGGTGCTTCTTTTAGATTGTACTTAGCTGCATTAGTATTGCAGTTAGCGTTTTTTGATGCATATAATATCCCTTTTTGGGTAGCTGTATTAGTAACTATACTTTTAATTTGGCTGTATACTTTTAAAGGTGGAATAAAAACTATTGTATGGACAGATACTTTACAAACTACCTTTTTATTACTGGCAGCAGTCTGGACGATTTATACTATTTATAATTCACTAAATATGTCTGTTGATAGTATGGTTTCTACCGTTTACGAAAGTAAAATGTCGGATATATTTGTTTGGGATTGGAAAGCAGGTAATTTCTTTTGGAAACAATTCTTGGCAGGTATTTTCATTACCATTTCTATGAACGGTTTAGATCAAAATATTATGCAGAAAAACCTTACATGTAAAAATGTAGGCGAGGCACAAAAAAATGTATTGTGGTTTGCCTTAGCATTTTTTATTGCAACGGTAATCTTCTTGTTTTTAGGAGTTTTGCTTTACGAATTTGCGGCATACAATGCAATCCCTTTGCCTACTAGATCAGATGAATTATATCCAATGTTGGCCTTACATCATTTTGGCTTGTTTACGGCAATTGTATTTTTATTAGGAATTATAGCTGCTGCTTTTTCTAGTGCAGATTCGGCATTAACGGCTTTAACAACAGCATTCTGTATAGATTTTTTAAATTTAAATGAAGAGGAGGATGCATCAATAAAAAATAGAAAAAGAAAATTGGTGCATGTGATGTTCTCATTTATATTATTTCTTGTAATAGTTGGGTTTAGGTTGCTAAATGATGATAGTGTAGTTTCTTCTGTTTTTAAAGCGGCAGGGTATACTTACGGTCCATTATTAGGGTTGTTTGTTTTTGGGATTTTCACAAAGAAAAAAATAAACGATAAGTATGTTTTAATTGTTTGTCTTTTATCGCCAGTGTTATCTTATATTCTAAATATCTACTCGACTGAATTATTATTTGGGTATCAATTTGGGTTCGAAATATTATTAGTAAATGCTGGATTTACTATGTTGGGTTTAACATTAATATCAAAAAAATAA
- a CDS encoding RNA polymerase sigma factor: MSSDFYTTFIQPHSGIIIKICRAYTNTQEDFEDYYQEVCLQVWKSKDNFNQEADWSTWVYRIALNVNLTLLKKKKNNSQNFASDYLPIEMQEDSKAFVDEDLELLYDAIRKLSEIDRAVILLYLEEKSYKEIAETFNATSNNIGVRIKRIKERLKKLLDGKVN; this comes from the coding sequence GTGAGCAGTGATTTCTATACTACATTCATTCAACCTCATAGCGGGATAATTATTAAAATATGCCGAGCATATACAAATACACAAGAAGATTTCGAAGATTATTATCAAGAAGTCTGCTTACAAGTATGGAAAAGTAAAGACAACTTTAATCAAGAAGCCGATTGGTCTACTTGGGTATATAGAATAGCCTTGAATGTAAATTTGACTTTACTCAAAAAAAAGAAAAACAATAGCCAGAATTTTGCTAGCGATTACCTTCCAATAGAAATGCAAGAAGATAGTAAAGCATTTGTTGACGAAGATCTCGAGTTACTTTACGATGCTATTAGAAAACTATCCGAAATAGATAGAGCAGTTATTCTACTTTATTTAGAAGAAAAGTCTTACAAAGAAATTGCTGAAACATTTAATGCTACATCAAATAACATTGGGGTACGCATAAAAAGAATTAAAGAACGCTTAAAAAAATTATTAGATGGAAAAGTCAATTGA